Proteins encoded in a region of the Lepidochelys kempii isolate rLepKem1 chromosome 24, rLepKem1.hap2, whole genome shotgun sequence genome:
- the LOC140902601 gene encoding beta-1,4-galactosyltransferase 3-like, with translation MLQSRGRYLLLLLGVQLVVMALLYHEGYRRRVAYFLGIFYKGGAPAGPGGPRGAAHNTSLPGDVYANLSLIARPPLHPEELPYCPETSPFLGGPIRVTFPPGLTLEEIVRKNPYVRAGGRYQPPDCDPLHRTAVIIPHRNREQHLRYLLYFLHPFLQRQQLAYGIYIIHQAGNYTFNRAKLLNVGFKEAMKDEDWDCMFFHDVDLIPEDDRNLYTCDRFPKHASVAMDKFGYKLPYKTYFGGVSALTPEQYMKMNGFPNNYWGWGGEDDDIAVRVALSGMLISRPSIRHGRYRMIKHGHDKGNEQNPRRFNLLAKTRRTWRQDGMNTLEYQLLAKERLPLYTNITAAIGTEKGLRRPT, from the exons ATGCTGCAGTCCCGCGGCCGGtacctgctgctcctgctgggggtgcagcTCGTGGTGATGGCTCTGCTCTACCATGAGGGCTACCGCCGGCGGGTCGCCTACTTCCTGGGCATCTTCTACAAAGGGGGGGCCCCAGCCGGGCCTGGGGGGCCGCGGGGCGCCGCCCACAACACCTCGCTGCCCGGCGATGTCTACGCCAACCTCAGCCTCATCGCCCGGCCCCCGCTGCATCCCGAGGAACTGCCCTACTGCCCTGAGACCTCCCCGTTCCTAG GGGGCCCGATCCGGGTGACCTTCCCCCCAGGGCTGACCCTGGAGGAGATTGTCCGCAAGAACCCCTATGTGAGGGCCGGGGGCAGGTACCAGCCCCCCGACTGCGACCCCCTGCACCGCACGGCCGTCATCATCCCCCACCGCAACCGGGAACAGCACCTGCGCTATCTTCTCTACTTCCTGCACCCCTTTCTCCAGCGCCAGCAGCTCGCCTACGGCATCTACATCATCCACCAG GCAGGGAACTACACCTTTAACCGGGCCAAGCTGCTGAATGTGGGGTTCAAGGAGGCGATGAAAGATGAGGACTGGGACTGCATGTTCTTCCATGACGTTGACCTCATCCCCGAGGACGACCGCAACCTGTACACCTGTGACCGCTTCCCCAAGCACGCCTCCGTCGCCATGGACAAGTTCGGATACAA GTTGCCCTACAAGACCTACTTTGGGGGGGTGTCGGCTTTGACCCCGGAGCAGTACATGAAGATGAACGGTTTCCCCAACAActactggggctgggggggcgaaGATGATGACATCGCTGTGAG ggtggCGCTGAGCGGGATGCTGATCTCCCGGCCCTCCATCCGGCATGGCCGCTACCGCATGATCAAACACGGCCATGACAAGGGCAACGAGCAGAACCCCAggag gtttaACCTGCTGGCCAAGACGCGACGGACCTGGCGCCAGGACGGCATGAACACCCTGGAGTACCAGCTGCTGGCCAAGGAGCGCCTGCCCCTCTACACCAACATCACCGCTGCCATCGGCACCGAGAAGGGCCTGCGCCGCCCCACGTGA